The Plasmodium sp. gorilla clade G2 genome assembly, contig: PADLG01_00_15, whole genome shotgun sequence genome window below encodes:
- a CDS encoding PIR protein: MKVHYINILLLKLLLNILAHNQRNLKSPIKHKAKIHKILCEYDLYTSIYDNDPEMKSVMEQFDRQTSKRFREYDERMHDKRMKCKEQCDKEIQQIILKDKIEKELKYKFGALQTDLDSDAIPTCVCEKSLADKTEKICLTCGKNMGAIAPCWGLVSGVGYAGWLNTSMLVAAQKGIEAGIAKSIEILKKELGLTSLTPTDWKTLITAETFNDPNVLFSSINELGDKICVAAEDGFQGDAICAFKDNSEFTFLSAVRTHTKTAAAQAASEATSITDAEVSEVTATSFTYSTAITASIVAIVVIVLVMLIIYLILRYRRKMKMKKKLQYIKLLKE, translated from the exons ATGAAAGTccattatattaatattttattattaaaacttTTACTAAATATATTG GCTCATAATCAAAGGAACCTTAAAAGTCCTATAAAACATAAAgcaaaaatacataaaatattatgcGAATACGATTTATATACGTCCATTTATGATAATGACCCCGAAATGAAATCAGTGATGGAACAATTTGATAGACAAACATCGAAACGTTTTCGGGAATATGACGAAAGGATGCATGATAAACGTATGAAGTGTAAGGAACAGTGCGACAAAGAAATACAgcaaattatattaaaagataaaatagaaaaagaattaaaatacAAATTTGGAGCACTACAAACAGATCTAGATAGTGACGCTATCCCTACATGTGTGTGCGAAAAATCGTTAGCAGATAAAACAGAGAAAATTTGTCTCACTTGTGGAAAGAATATGGGAGCAATTGCACCTTGTTGGGGGTTAGTTAGTGGTGTAGGGTATGCGGGGTGGCTAAATACATCTATGTTAGTTGCTGCTCAAAAGGGTATTGAGGCAGGTATTGCTAAATCcattgaaatattaaaaaaagaattaggTCTAACTAGTTTAACTCCTACTGATTGGAAAACACTTATTACTGCAGAAACATTTAATGATCCAAATGTACTGTTTTCTTCTATAAACGAATTAGGAGATAAAATTTGTGTTGCCGCTGAGGATGGTTTTCAAGGAGACGCTATATGTGCTTTCAAAGACAATAGTGAATTTACTTTTTTGAGCGCTGTAAGAACACATACAAAAACTGCTGCTGCACAAGCAGCTTCTGAAGCAACCTCAATTACAGACGCAGAGGTTTCTGAGGTAACTGCTACAAGTTTTACGTACTCTACAGCTATAACTGCTTCTATTGTTGCAATAGTGGTTATAGTTTTGGTTATgcttataatttatttaattttacgatatagaagaaaaatgaaaatgaagaaaaaactacaatacataaaattattaaaagaataa
- a CDS encoding DnaJ protein,putative: protein MNMSKKRLTKINVNYIFEVINLFDKIGKNKKKITKLKFSKSLILTTLGIFYIFLLKIDTCTINNCTSKKFTHKYRRLYENEFLNDYNYEFLNENSKTIIENYLKCIKTAEFIDDDSSDALVKENDINIKELENCILFESDKTNNNNYYKEGETQNEIDEISSSGISNIKDEVYNIDDNSSSLTFNLYNSVDRTYYDILNVNEYASLNEIKNNYYNLALEYFLDKNTNNLKRKKEFEKISEAYQILSDKEKREKYNKEGLDVTKNMFIMDPSILFMLNYNLDQLFGYIGKYDITTIINFVTDQFTRGNIFETLVGKSSFQKYGDLIKKMDEKEEERINKLVIFLKDRLQEHVDVDEDTWIVKMEKEIKGLLESKFSCYIIESVGWVYENVSKGYIGKEGKIISMDEKKARKQAKHREQMNRKEAIIWSFRTVSSIGYILSGEPKNHLMIHGVTCNVHNNNEMNNFCNYDDNSVCYYPNGYSINKMFHRIIHTFVKTMTVYILDIIESIVRVVAEKVLYDENDDIKVCLKRAKRMKKLGILMQKLARKKSDEFGEDKVDF, encoded by the exons ATGAATATGTCTAAAAAAAGATTGACTAAAATTAATGTGAATTACATATTTGAGGTcattaatttatttgataaaattggaaagaataaaaaaaaaattacaaaattgAAGTTTTCTAAATCTCTTATATTAACTACATTAGggattttttatatttttttattg aaaatagaTACATGTACAATAAACAATTGCACTTCAAAAAAGtttacacataaatataggcgtttatatgaaaatgaatttttaaatgattataattaCGAATTTTTAAACGAAAATTCTAAGACAATTATAGAAAATTACctaaaatgtattaaaacTGCAGAATTTATTGATGATGATTCTTCAGATGCACTTGTAAAggaaaatgatattaatataaaagaacttgagaattgtattttatttgaaagtgataaaacaaataataataattattataaagaagGAGAAACACAGAATGAAATAGATGAAATATCTTCAAGTGGAATtagtaatataaaagatgaagtatataatattgatgaTAACTCTTCCTCCTTaacttttaatttatataattctgtTGATAGAACTTactatgatatattaaatgttaaTGAATATGCAtcattaaatgaaataaaaaataattattataatttagcTTTAGAATATTTTCTAGATAAgaatacaaataatttaaaaagaaaaaaggaatTCGAGAAAATTAGCGAAGCATATCAAATATTAAGTGATAAggaaaaaagagaaaaatacAATAAGGAAGGATTAGAtgtaacaaaaaatatgtttataatggATCCatccattttatttatgcTTAATTATAACTTAGATCAATTGTTTGGATATATAggaaaatatgatataacaACTATAATCAATTTTGTAACTGATCAATTTACTAGAGGAAACATATTTGAAACGTTAGTAGGGAAATCCTCATTTCAAAAATATGgagatttaataaaaaaaatggatgagaaagaagaagaaagGATAAATAAGCtagttatatttttaaaagatagaTTACAAGAACATGTAGATGTTGATGAGGATACCTGGATtgtaaaaatggaaaaagaaattaaggGTTTACTTGAATCCAAATTTTCATGCTATATTATAGAATCAGTTGGATGGGTATATGAGAATGTTTCTAAAGGGTATATAGGAAAAGaaggaaaaataataagtatgGATGAAAAAAAGGCAAGAAAACAAGCAAAACATAGAGAACAAATGAACAGAAAGGAAGCAATAATATGGAGTTTTAGAACAGTTTCTTCTATTGGATATATTTTGTCAGGAGAACCAAAAAATCATTTAATGATTCATGGAGTAACTTGTAATgtgcataataataatgaaatgaataatttttgtaattatgatgataattcgGTATGTTATTATCCAAATGGATActcaataaataaaatgtttcatagaataatacatacatttGTAAAAACTATGACTGTATATATTTTGGATATCATTGAATCAATAGTTAGAGTTGTAGCAGAGAAGGTTTtgtatgatgaaaatgatgatataaaagttTGCTTAAAAAGAGCAAAAAGAATGAAGAAATTGGGTATTTTAATGCAAAAGCTTGCAAGAAAGAAAAGTGATGAATTTGGAGAAGACAAAGTTGAtttttag